Proteins encoded together in one Phyllostomus discolor isolate MPI-MPIP mPhyDis1 chromosome 6, mPhyDis1.pri.v3, whole genome shotgun sequence window:
- the LOC114499176 gene encoding interferon-induced transmembrane protein 2-like isoform X2, which produces MIKRDQEMANWGTPQGPPPVVSTVVNIQPETTVPDHIVWSLFNTLFFNYCCLGFVAFAYSVKSRDRKMVKDMIGAQSYASTAKSLNIAALVLGILGTIGSIVLLVLVVLPILRYSTMQARQNLGGS; this is translated from the exons ATGATCAAGAGGGACCAGGAGATGGCGAACTGGGGGACTCCCCAGGGCCCACCACCCGTGGTGTCCACCGTGGTCAACATCCAGCCTGAGACCACCGTGCCCGACCACATCGTCTGGTCCCTGTTCAACACGCTCTTCTTCAACTACTGCTGCCTGGGCTTCGTGGCCTTCGCCTACTCCGTGAAG TCCAGGGACCGGAAGATGGTGAAGGACATGATTGGGGCCCAGAGCTACGCGTCCACCGCCAAGTCCCTGAACATCGCGGCCCTGGTCCTGGGCATCCTTGGGACCATAGGATCCATTGTTCTTCTGGTGTTGGTGGTATTGCCGATACTCAGATATTCAACAATGCAGGCCAGGCAAAACCTCGGAGGCTCCTAG